A genomic segment from Nocardiopsis sp. Huas11 encodes:
- a CDS encoding TetR/AcrR family transcriptional regulator yields MTDRERARQRLNQGPRMSKGERTRQRIIDSATELFSRSGYRAVSLRDIAAHAGLTHAGVLHHFPNKEATLIHVLSRRDAVDAPLILDEGLTPRELVGNIVKIVERNTGTPGLVSLYVNLSAEATDPAHPAHAYFFGRYQILRGLLVPAFAALLDDRTEATPAPSPETAAQQFLAILDGLQVQWLLEPGAVDMRASVLAFLRSLGIPAPDDGLGDRIAADTTDAADPTSSTGNNGSNGSNGSNGSNGPNNPTNTTDPTQERPR; encoded by the coding sequence GTGACGGACAGAGAGCGCGCCCGGCAGCGCCTGAACCAGGGCCCTCGTATGAGCAAGGGGGAACGCACCCGGCAGCGCATCATCGACTCCGCCACGGAGCTGTTCTCAAGGTCCGGCTACCGAGCGGTGTCCCTGCGCGACATCGCCGCGCACGCCGGGCTCACCCACGCCGGGGTGCTCCACCACTTCCCCAACAAGGAGGCGACTCTCATACACGTGCTGAGCAGGCGCGACGCGGTCGATGCCCCTCTTATCCTCGACGAGGGCCTCACCCCCCGGGAGCTCGTCGGCAACATCGTGAAAATCGTCGAACGCAACACGGGCACCCCGGGCCTGGTCTCGCTCTACGTCAACCTGTCGGCCGAGGCCACCGACCCCGCCCACCCCGCGCACGCATACTTCTTCGGCCGCTACCAGATCCTGCGCGGCCTGCTCGTACCCGCGTTCGCCGCCCTGCTCGACGATCGGACCGAAGCCACCCCCGCGCCCTCCCCCGAGACGGCCGCACAGCAGTTCCTCGCCATCCTGGACGGACTCCAGGTCCAGTGGCTCCTGGAGCCGGGCGCCGTCGACATGCGGGCCTCCGTTCTCGCCTTCCTGCGCAGCCTCGGGATCCCCGCCCCGGACGACGGACTCGGGGACCGGATCGCGGCCGACACCACCGACGCCGCCGACCCCACGAGCAGCACCGGCAACAACGGCAGCAACGGCAGCAACGGCAGCAACGGCAGCAACGGCCCAAACAACCCCACGAACACCACCGACCCCACCCAGGAAAGGCCCAGATGA